One stretch of Chitinophaga pendula DNA includes these proteins:
- a CDS encoding S41 family peptidase yields MNKRRLLPLIAIISIAACKKENIGQPVPPAENRQLLLTVLDSVYLYARQLYYWNEQLPDINKFSPRSYANQTGASDLAIVRKELFDLSHYAVNPSTGHPYEQHPERRDLPKYSTVIVPGDPASYHAGELTPIAALKAGSSSYGLSMVAVAPGDIRILMASKGSASGAAGLKRGDRLLAINDRGVATTEDFYRYAAEAMEGSRLRLKVRDGKSGEERPVTLVNIAYAQNPLLREQVFVAGTRVVGYLAYERFTEERNTRTYLESVFSRFAQQGVHTLIVDLRYNGGGFQNTCKYLANMIAPADADGRIMFREYYNNLMQSGQASLLKMQPILDENGTPVMLGGRPATLFDIDYSVAANTTRFEKTGGLLAVNQVYFIVSDQTASASELLINSLRPYLDVKLIGVSLQGSTVKTYGKPIGFFDIYINRYKLYLSLYQTKNAREEGDYFSGMPADISLQDDPRYDFGDIRDPAIYYILHNIAPREYPVVTDNKRILTGFPLKTLDKGIQVQYGLIKQISDLHFK; encoded by the coding sequence ATGAATAAACGTCGTTTATTACCGTTGATTGCTATTATTAGTATAGCCGCTTGTAAAAAAGAGAATATAGGCCAGCCGGTACCACCTGCAGAAAACCGGCAATTGTTGCTGACAGTATTGGATTCCGTATATCTATATGCCAGGCAACTGTATTATTGGAATGAGCAATTGCCGGACATAAATAAGTTTAGCCCTAGGAGTTATGCGAACCAAACAGGTGCCAGTGACCTGGCCATCGTCCGAAAGGAGTTGTTCGATCTGAGCCACTACGCCGTAAACCCCTCCACAGGACATCCATATGAACAACATCCGGAAAGAAGAGACCTACCCAAATACTCCACAGTGATAGTGCCCGGAGATCCCGCTAGTTATCATGCAGGCGAGTTAACACCTATCGCAGCATTGAAAGCTGGTAGTAGCAGCTATGGGTTATCCATGGTGGCAGTGGCCCCGGGTGATATCAGGATACTGATGGCCAGCAAAGGAAGTGCCTCAGGGGCAGCTGGATTGAAAAGGGGAGATCGTTTACTGGCGATAAATGATAGGGGGGTAGCTACCACAGAGGATTTCTATCGTTACGCTGCGGAGGCGATGGAAGGAAGCCGGTTAAGGTTGAAGGTCCGGGATGGAAAGAGCGGAGAGGAGCGCCCAGTGACTTTGGTAAATATCGCCTATGCACAGAATCCCTTATTAAGAGAGCAGGTGTTTGTCGCCGGGACAAGGGTAGTAGGGTATCTGGCTTATGAGCGATTTACAGAAGAACGTAATACGCGTACCTACCTGGAGTCAGTATTCAGCCGGTTTGCCCAACAGGGAGTACATACATTGATTGTCGACCTGCGTTACAATGGCGGTGGCTTTCAGAATACCTGCAAATACCTCGCTAATATGATAGCTCCTGCCGATGCTGACGGGCGTATAATGTTTAGGGAGTATTACAATAACCTGATGCAGTCCGGGCAGGCCTCCTTGTTGAAAATGCAGCCTATATTGGATGAAAATGGTACGCCCGTCATGCTGGGCGGAAGGCCCGCCACCTTATTTGATATTGACTATAGCGTAGCGGCCAATACTACCCGGTTTGAAAAAACAGGTGGACTGCTGGCAGTCAACCAGGTCTATTTCATTGTCAGCGATCAAACCGCTTCCGCCAGCGAATTGCTCATCAACAGTTTGCGTCCATACCTGGATGTAAAGCTGATCGGCGTTTCTTTACAGGGATCGACTGTTAAAACATACGGAAAACCTATCGGATTCTTTGATATCTACATCAACAGATACAAGCTTTATTTATCCCTGTACCAAACGAAAAATGCAAGGGAAGAAGGAGACTACTTTTCAGGTATGCCAGCCGATATCTCCCTGCAGGATGACCCGAGGTACGACTTTGGAGATATCAGGGATCCGGCGATATACTATATTCTACATAACATAGCCCCCCGGGAATACCCGGTGGTGACCGACAATAAGCGCATACTTACCGGATTTCCGCTCAAGACCCTTGATAAAGGGATACAGGTGCAGTATGGGTTGATCAAACAGATCAGTGATCTTCATTTTAAATGA
- the rnk gene encoding nucleoside diphosphate kinase regulator: MKQHHIIVSDHDYQILKSICMQVAGSEPLKAELERAVIRKKERMPADVVKLHSKVEFRDERSGRVRQVELVLPGQANIQSGKMSILSPIGTALLGYREGDVVLWEVPAGKTSLQILKVEPIEKTDA, encoded by the coding sequence ATGAAACAACATCATATTATAGTATCTGATCATGATTATCAGATATTGAAGAGTATTTGTATGCAAGTAGCTGGTAGTGAACCATTAAAGGCAGAATTGGAGCGAGCAGTAATACGTAAGAAAGAGCGAATGCCGGCAGATGTCGTAAAACTGCATTCTAAAGTGGAGTTCAGGGACGAACGCAGTGGTCGGGTCCGGCAGGTAGAGTTGGTATTACCCGGACAGGCAAATATCCAATCTGGCAAAATGTCGATCTTATCACCTATTGGTACCGCCCTATTGGGATACCGGGAAGGAGATGTTGTGCTATGGGAGGTGCCCGCAGGTAAGACGAGTCTGCAGATATTAAAAGTAGAGCCCATCGAAAAAACAGACGCATAA
- a CDS encoding DUF7133 domain-containing protein produces MKYGNHLLGVFLFFLLACQQHAAGVKNKSGDSLTIRQQYAESAVLDGKAAIAKMVVDPGMEVQLVAAEPLVFVPVAMTFDHLGRMWVVEMTGYMPDTLGTGEEVANGKIVILEDTNKDGVVDSRKIFLDSLVLPRAICLVENGLLVAEPPRLWYVTIEEGDRAGKKTLVDDQYAAGGNVEHQPNGLLRAMDNWIYSAKSDVRYRKAGNKWLKEPTHFRGQWGISQDDMGRLFYNNNSENLIGDYFSPGLGHANTQQRRVSGYDENIVPDNRVYPIRPTPGVNRGYIKGILDDSLRLVNFTAACGPLVYRGNLLGKTYTGNAFVAEPSANLIKRNILKDSGYLVTGRQAYQGREFLASKDERFRPVSMYNGPDGALYILDMYRGIIQHKTYLTGYLKNEIKDRQLTTPLNCGRIYRIVPKGNSPRILPIPIVPEKLMALLDHPDGAISDMAQQLIIDHHFTILVPSLKERLRHTDHLTGLIHTLWTLEGLGALQAEDLLPLLHMQLPAIKQVALWTIPSIATPENIGRITAELLPMVKDTDVAPSLALLLPVISKLQPATGKQLEELLVHSYAQNRYVADAAINNAQGREQALLTSIRRWNNDSTLVIRKRLDKILKDISSRRQSKMDEALFKQYPRGSMLFKTICQTCHGADGEGIQSLAPPLNQSQLVTGPKERLIKIILYGLTGPVEVNGKVYKSPEINGDMPGIASNDEFSDADIAQAISFIRSAWSNRAEKVTEKDVQQVRAQYKTRLKPFTAAELK; encoded by the coding sequence ATGAAATACGGCAATCATTTGCTAGGGGTATTCCTGTTTTTTTTACTGGCTTGCCAACAACACGCTGCGGGTGTAAAAAACAAGTCCGGTGACTCATTGACCATCAGACAACAATATGCGGAATCTGCCGTACTCGACGGCAAGGCCGCCATAGCAAAGATGGTAGTTGACCCAGGTATGGAAGTGCAACTGGTCGCTGCAGAACCCCTGGTATTCGTACCGGTAGCGATGACCTTCGACCACCTGGGGCGTATGTGGGTAGTGGAAATGACCGGTTATATGCCGGACACATTGGGTACAGGAGAAGAAGTGGCCAACGGGAAGATCGTCATCCTGGAGGATACCAATAAAGATGGAGTAGTCGACAGCCGCAAGATATTTCTGGACTCACTGGTATTACCAAGGGCCATCTGTCTGGTAGAGAATGGATTGCTAGTCGCAGAACCCCCGCGCCTATGGTATGTCACGATAGAAGAGGGCGACCGGGCAGGGAAAAAGACCCTGGTAGATGATCAATATGCGGCGGGAGGAAATGTCGAACACCAGCCTAATGGACTGTTGCGCGCCATGGACAATTGGATCTACAGTGCCAAATCAGATGTGCGGTACCGGAAAGCAGGCAATAAATGGCTGAAGGAACCCACCCATTTCCGGGGCCAGTGGGGGATCAGCCAGGATGATATGGGGCGACTATTTTATAATAACAACTCTGAAAACCTGATCGGGGATTATTTCAGCCCCGGATTAGGACATGCAAACACACAACAACGCAGGGTAAGCGGATATGATGAGAATATCGTTCCTGACAACCGGGTGTACCCCATTCGGCCAACCCCGGGCGTAAACCGGGGATATATTAAAGGCATACTGGATGACAGCTTGCGGTTGGTCAACTTCACCGCCGCCTGCGGACCACTCGTCTACAGGGGAAACCTCCTCGGCAAAACGTACACAGGGAATGCTTTCGTAGCCGAGCCTTCCGCCAATCTGATAAAAAGGAATATATTAAAAGATAGCGGGTACCTCGTAACTGGACGGCAGGCATACCAAGGGCGTGAATTCCTGGCAAGTAAGGATGAACGTTTCCGGCCCGTCAGCATGTATAATGGCCCCGATGGTGCTTTATATATACTCGATATGTACAGGGGGATCATACAGCACAAAACCTACCTGACCGGTTACCTGAAAAATGAAATAAAAGATCGGCAGCTGACCACGCCGCTTAACTGCGGTCGCATATATCGTATCGTACCCAAAGGTAACAGCCCGCGTATCCTGCCAATTCCCATTGTTCCGGAGAAACTAATGGCCCTGCTGGATCATCCAGATGGCGCTATCAGTGATATGGCGCAGCAACTGATTATAGATCATCATTTTACTATTTTGGTGCCGTCCTTAAAAGAAAGACTGCGTCATACAGACCATCTTACCGGCCTGATACATACCTTATGGACATTGGAAGGGTTGGGGGCTTTACAGGCAGAAGATCTGCTACCGCTGCTACATATGCAACTGCCAGCTATAAAACAGGTGGCCCTATGGACAATTCCTTCTATTGCGACACCGGAGAATATCGGGCGCATCACTGCTGAGTTACTACCGATGGTAAAAGATACTGATGTAGCTCCTTCCCTCGCATTGTTGTTACCCGTAATATCAAAATTACAACCTGCTACTGGCAAACAACTGGAAGAACTGCTGGTGCATTCATATGCCCAAAACCGTTATGTCGCGGATGCCGCTATTAATAATGCACAAGGAAGAGAACAGGCGCTACTTACTTCCATCCGCCGCTGGAACAACGATTCGACATTAGTGATCAGAAAACGTCTCGATAAAATACTAAAGGATATTTCCAGCCGTCGTCAGTCAAAAATGGACGAAGCATTGTTCAAACAGTACCCTCGTGGAAGCATGTTGTTCAAGACAATCTGCCAGACCTGCCACGGAGCTGATGGGGAAGGTATTCAATCATTGGCGCCGCCGCTGAATCAAAGCCAGCTGGTAACAGGCCCCAAAGAACGATTGATCAAAATCATTCTGTATGGACTGACCGGCCCCGTTGAGGTAAATGGTAAAGTATACAAGTCTCCAGAGATTAACGGAGACATGCCGGGCATCGCGAGCAACGATGAATTTTCCGATGCTGACATCGCACAGGCCATCAGTTTTATACGTAGTGCCTGGAGCAACCGGGCAGAAAAGGTAACAGAAAAAGATGTGCAACAAGTGCGGGCACAATATAAAACCAGGCTAAAACCATTTACAGCGGCAGAGCTGAAATAA
- a CDS encoding thiol-activated cytolysin family protein → MFAIKRLFIFAVVLALLSACRKPKADVIGEQQDRYSFSQLPRYHLTPFKVKGKLPDSLHPFLDAAAVLAAHKAAGNPEIPGGGISVTPHGPSFTDVLNGATYNYAELFDANEFVVTTGNTNVIYPGSIIKGSSIEDFGLIPILGYGRPVTVSVSIPTSPLKVSKTLPIATPSGMRQVVRDALTTDFAGSAGFSRFNYQMKAFTYYQELKTLYGYNTKNNLLFVTNSTHIDKNLAQISGKSGIMVKFIQQNFSIDMDIPEAGQLIDPNVDPSVYGGYQPIYISSVIYGRMGIMTIESKAEQSKAEATFRKAFNVLGIINGGNSLTSEETALIDSAEIKVSVAGVSGEEAVRLVGGVQGLTALLAKGMTYDAASPGVPIAFKMKDIATDSLIAAPFQVDYGIYDKVYASLEIENRYQVGTGGAGATYEYGDLYLAFYQWPNKIQPVAAPNFVPFNYLINTVTENRQYGPNGYHNRSEKNEDVKVRNSLKNTRQLLQKDARLRYLVKYYDPNQPNNGNQSESIYTYRLKPGPGYIVQP, encoded by the coding sequence ATGTTTGCCATCAAACGCCTATTTATTTTTGCTGTAGTACTAGCCTTGCTATCCGCGTGTAGAAAACCTAAAGCGGACGTTATCGGAGAGCAGCAGGACCGATATTCCTTCTCGCAGTTGCCTCGTTATCACTTAACTCCTTTTAAAGTAAAAGGTAAACTACCGGATAGCCTGCACCCCTTTTTGGATGCTGCCGCAGTATTGGCGGCACATAAAGCAGCCGGTAACCCTGAAATACCGGGAGGAGGCATCAGCGTAACTCCTCACGGACCCTCCTTCACAGATGTGTTGAATGGTGCCACCTATAACTATGCGGAATTATTTGATGCAAATGAGTTTGTCGTTACTACCGGTAATACCAATGTAATATACCCAGGCTCTATCATCAAAGGTAGTAGTATAGAGGATTTTGGACTTATTCCCATACTGGGATATGGAAGGCCGGTCACAGTTTCTGTCTCTATCCCCACCTCTCCTTTAAAAGTATCCAAAACGTTACCGATAGCAACACCATCAGGCATGCGACAAGTAGTAAGAGATGCATTAACAACAGATTTTGCCGGGTCAGCAGGTTTTTCCAGATTCAATTATCAGATGAAGGCCTTTACATATTATCAGGAACTGAAAACCCTTTATGGATACAATACGAAAAATAATCTGTTGTTTGTTACCAATTCCACGCACATTGATAAAAACCTGGCCCAGATATCCGGGAAGTCAGGCATCATGGTAAAGTTCATACAACAAAACTTTAGTATCGATATGGACATTCCTGAAGCGGGGCAATTGATAGATCCGAATGTAGATCCATCCGTGTATGGAGGCTATCAGCCTATATATATTAGTAGCGTGATCTATGGACGCATGGGTATTATGACCATAGAGAGCAAAGCAGAGCAATCCAAAGCAGAAGCAACTTTCCGTAAGGCTTTCAACGTATTGGGAATAATAAATGGAGGAAACTCCCTCACATCTGAAGAAACGGCACTGATCGATTCCGCAGAGATAAAAGTTTCCGTGGCTGGCGTAAGCGGAGAAGAAGCGGTACGACTTGTGGGCGGTGTGCAGGGACTGACAGCCCTGCTGGCTAAAGGAATGACATACGACGCAGCATCACCTGGTGTGCCTATCGCCTTCAAAATGAAAGATATTGCCACAGATAGCCTTATTGCAGCGCCATTCCAGGTGGACTACGGTATATATGATAAAGTATATGCCAGCCTTGAAATAGAGAATCGTTATCAGGTGGGTACCGGTGGTGCTGGAGCTACTTATGAATATGGTGATCTATATTTGGCCTTTTACCAGTGGCCCAATAAAATACAACCAGTTGCTGCTCCGAATTTCGTTCCATTTAACTATCTGATCAATACGGTGACCGAAAACCGGCAGTACGGCCCGAACGGATATCATAACAGATCTGAAAAAAACGAAGATGTGAAAGTCCGTAACTCGTTGAAAAATACCCGTCAGTTGCTCCAAAAAGATGCCCGGTTACGTTACCTGGTCAAATATTATGATCCAAATCAGCCCAATAATGGTAATCAATCTGAATCCATCTATACCTACCGGTTGAAACCTGGTCCGGGATACATTGTACAGCCCTGA
- a CDS encoding thioesterase II family protein — translation MKKVNLFCLPFAGGSRYSYRDYQQKAPSFLNLLPLEYPGRGSRMGEELLTDMEVLLEDLYQQVKPHLEERPYAIYGHSLGGLITHLLTRKILSKGHPAPLHIFVTGTTGPSAPSRKEKKRHLLPKKEFIEEIRRLDGSPEEILQNEDLLEYIEPILRADFHLNETYAYESKGPLDLPFTVITGTEEDMTMEDIKLWQLESSRPIDFRRMKGKHFFIFEHAREIMDIIARKIIVQTEQIGV, via the coding sequence ATGAAGAAAGTTAACCTGTTTTGTCTTCCCTTCGCAGGAGGAAGTAGATACTCCTACAGGGATTACCAACAGAAGGCCCCATCTTTCCTGAACCTTTTACCCCTGGAGTACCCGGGCCGCGGGTCAAGAATGGGCGAAGAGCTGCTGACCGACATGGAAGTGCTATTAGAGGATCTTTATCAACAGGTAAAACCTCACCTGGAAGAACGTCCCTATGCGATTTATGGTCATAGCTTGGGAGGACTGATCACTCACCTGCTTACCAGGAAAATTCTCAGTAAAGGGCATCCGGCACCTTTGCACATTTTTGTGACCGGCACTACCGGACCTTCTGCTCCTTCGCGTAAAGAAAAGAAACGTCACCTATTGCCCAAGAAAGAATTTATTGAGGAGATCCGCCGGTTGGACGGTAGTCCTGAAGAAATATTACAGAACGAGGACCTGCTGGAATATATTGAGCCTATCCTCCGGGCAGACTTTCACCTGAACGAAACGTACGCCTATGAGAGTAAAGGACCGTTAGATCTGCCATTTACCGTTATCACCGGTACAGAGGAAGATATGACAATGGAGGATATTAAGTTATGGCAATTGGAAAGCAGCCGCCCGATTGATTTCAGGAGAATGAAAGGAAAACACTTCTTTATATTCGAGCATGCTCGCGAGATCATGGACATTATTGCCCGTAAGATCATCGTGCAGACCGAACAGATTGGCGTCTAA
- a CDS encoding M43 family zinc metalloprotease, with product MRTFTLLFFLYMLTQQAQGQRTCASADALQERIKKSPYLLNKQQQIEQQLLQLRQMKSNQREAAQPVSIPVVVHIVLQNPAQITDAQVFSQIAVLNRDYTATNTDISKVPAVWKSIIGNTQYQFCLAQRTPNGDPSNGIIRVATTKASFSNPLNAVPDVKHANTGGSNAWDPRKYLNIWVCQIEGSTLGVATSPSMFPDDEDGVVILYTGFGTEGTAKAPFNLGRTVTHEIGHYFGLRHIWGDDDADGTARCTVDDGVDDTPLQGKRNFNCPTFPFTDNCSPAVPGIMFMNFMDYVDDACMYLFSAGQSERMRNTLTAVRPYLLTSDGCTPVNLAEQDASIQTVLSPIGQQCSEDIVPRVLLRNRGSRAITNVQIQYRIDNGTPLSFNWTGNLASLQQTEVVLPSSTSSAGIHTITAYSTLPNGVVDQNTANDTAKAGFRYDNSPPFPFSEGFEGNTFPPASWEIFNPDNSFTWEKTRDAARSGSASVVMRNLGYATNGQIDDLVSPVFDGRQEDSVFLLFDVAAALQSDPSSNNLWDSLEVLITTDCGKTLKSLYKRGGPDFVTRKTPVLTEFVPGNNEWRRDSINLTPYIKQGKFRIIFRNYSNYENNIYLDNINLTAKKVNSKLREKGVLVTPNPTSDLVLVSFYERPTDLEAVNIYNAMGQLIAQQPATALNNNRLTFDLVNEPNGVYFVKLIYKNRAQTIKISKVR from the coding sequence AGTAGTGCACATTGTACTACAAAATCCAGCCCAGATAACTGATGCACAGGTATTTTCCCAGATTGCTGTTTTAAATCGGGATTATACAGCCACAAATACGGATATCAGCAAGGTGCCTGCGGTATGGAAATCCATTATCGGTAATACACAATACCAGTTTTGCCTGGCCCAACGTACACCTAATGGAGACCCCTCCAACGGGATCATCCGGGTTGCCACTACCAAAGCCTCTTTCAGCAACCCGCTGAATGCGGTGCCGGATGTGAAGCATGCCAATACCGGTGGATCCAATGCGTGGGATCCGAGAAAATATCTTAATATATGGGTATGTCAGATTGAAGGTAGTACCCTGGGGGTTGCCACCTCTCCTTCCATGTTCCCGGATGATGAAGATGGTGTTGTAATCCTCTATACTGGTTTTGGCACGGAAGGTACTGCCAAGGCCCCCTTCAACCTGGGCCGTACGGTAACGCACGAGATCGGGCACTATTTCGGCCTGCGACATATATGGGGAGACGATGATGCGGATGGTACCGCCCGCTGTACCGTGGATGATGGTGTAGATGATACACCACTCCAGGGGAAAAGAAACTTCAATTGTCCAACTTTTCCGTTCACTGATAATTGTTCTCCTGCTGTACCCGGCATTATGTTCATGAACTTTATGGACTATGTGGATGATGCCTGCATGTACCTGTTTTCTGCCGGTCAGTCAGAACGTATGCGCAATACATTAACGGCTGTACGTCCTTACCTGCTTACTTCGGATGGCTGTACGCCTGTGAACCTGGCAGAACAGGATGCCAGTATTCAGACTGTATTGTCCCCCATCGGACAACAATGCAGCGAGGATATTGTCCCCAGGGTATTGCTGAGAAACAGGGGCAGCCGGGCTATTACCAATGTACAGATACAGTACAGGATCGATAACGGAACACCACTATCCTTTAACTGGACTGGTAACCTGGCCAGCCTGCAGCAGACAGAGGTTGTATTGCCTTCCAGTACAAGTAGTGCGGGCATCCATACTATTACGGCCTATAGTACCTTACCTAATGGGGTCGTTGACCAGAATACCGCCAATGATACTGCAAAAGCTGGTTTCCGGTATGATAACAGTCCTCCGTTTCCTTTTTCGGAGGGTTTCGAAGGTAATACGTTCCCTCCTGCTTCATGGGAAATATTTAATCCTGACAACAGCTTCACCTGGGAAAAGACCCGGGATGCAGCCCGTAGCGGTAGTGCGTCTGTGGTGATGCGTAATCTCGGATATGCTACAAATGGTCAGATCGATGACCTGGTGTCTCCCGTATTTGATGGTCGCCAGGAAGATTCCGTATTCCTATTGTTTGATGTCGCGGCTGCACTGCAATCAGATCCTTCTTCCAATAATCTATGGGATAGCCTGGAGGTCCTGATCACTACAGACTGTGGTAAAACGCTTAAAAGTCTTTATAAACGTGGTGGCCCTGATTTTGTAACCCGGAAAACGCCGGTATTGACCGAGTTTGTTCCTGGCAACAATGAATGGCGCCGGGACTCTATTAACCTGACTCCCTATATCAAACAGGGTAAATTCAGGATTATTTTCCGTAATTATTCCAACTACGAGAATAACATCTACCTGGATAATATCAATCTGACGGCTAAAAAAGTCAATAGCAAGCTGCGTGAAAAAGGGGTGCTGGTGACGCCCAATCCGACCAGCGACCTGGTGCTCGTTTCCTTCTATGAGCGTCCAACAGACCTAGAAGCCGTCAATATCTACAATGCAATGGGGCAACTGATCGCCCAACAACCAGCTACTGCTCTTAACAACAATCGTCTTACCTTTGATTTGGTAAATGAGCCAAATGGTGTTTATTTTGTAAAATTAATTTACAAGAACCGGGCGCAGACCATTAAAATATCAAAAGTAAGATGA
- the mqnE gene encoding aminofutalosine synthase MqnE → MRQDFLPVQTLLQQSSLDAALKKIAEKVLAQERLTQEEGITLFEKGEVGFVGALANYERERRHGDKTYFNRNFHIEPTNVCIFTCHFCSYSRLYKNKEDGWELSIDQMLDIVKGYDGQPVTEVHIVGGVHPKMNLDFFCELLSKIRAHRPDLHLKGFTAVELDYMFRKAKLSVKEGMQKLYDAGLQSMPGGGAEIFHPDIRSRICHDKVDADGWLNIHQTAHELGMHTNATMLYGHVEEFWHRIDHMERLRSLQDRTHGFNTFIPLKFRNKGNDMANVAESSIVEDLRMYAIARLYLDNFPHLKAYWPMLGRNTAQLTLSFGVNDLDGTIDDTTKIYSMAGAEEQTPSMSTAQLAMLIRQAGRRPVERDTVYNEIKDYTDEAFSEAELSPADN, encoded by the coding sequence ATGAGACAAGATTTTCTGCCTGTTCAAACGCTATTGCAGCAGTCTTCACTGGATGCTGCACTGAAGAAGATCGCTGAAAAGGTGCTGGCACAGGAGAGACTGACACAAGAGGAAGGCATTACTTTATTCGAAAAAGGAGAAGTAGGATTTGTAGGAGCATTAGCCAACTATGAGCGCGAACGCCGCCATGGCGATAAAACGTATTTCAACCGTAACTTTCATATTGAGCCGACGAATGTCTGCATTTTTACTTGCCACTTCTGTTCCTATTCCCGTTTATATAAGAATAAGGAAGATGGTTGGGAACTGAGTATAGACCAGATGCTAGACATCGTAAAAGGCTATGACGGTCAACCTGTTACAGAAGTGCATATTGTAGGAGGGGTGCATCCTAAGATGAACCTGGATTTCTTCTGCGAATTGCTGAGTAAAATAAGGGCACATCGACCAGATCTGCATTTAAAAGGATTTACAGCAGTAGAGCTGGATTATATGTTCCGGAAGGCCAAACTGAGCGTTAAAGAAGGCATGCAGAAGCTGTATGATGCCGGTCTACAGTCAATGCCTGGTGGTGGAGCTGAGATCTTCCATCCCGACATACGCTCCCGGATATGCCATGATAAAGTAGATGCAGATGGGTGGTTAAACATTCACCAGACTGCTCATGAGCTGGGTATGCATACCAATGCTACCATGCTTTACGGTCATGTGGAAGAATTCTGGCATCGCATCGATCATATGGAAAGGCTACGCTCCCTTCAGGACCGGACACATGGATTCAACACTTTTATCCCATTGAAATTCCGAAACAAAGGGAATGATATGGCGAATGTGGCTGAAAGCAGTATCGTAGAAGACCTGCGTATGTATGCTATCGCGCGTTTGTACCTGGACAACTTCCCACACCTGAAAGCCTACTGGCCTATGCTGGGAAGAAATACCGCCCAGCTCACCCTCTCCTTTGGAGTAAATGACCTGGATGGTACCATCGATGATACGACTAAGATCTATTCCATGGCCGGAGCAGAAGAACAGACACCTTCCATGAGTACAGCCCAACTTGCAATGCTGATCAGACAAGCTGGCCGTCGTCCGGTAGAAAGAGATACCGTATACAACGAGATCAAAGACTACACAGATGAGGCGTTTTCTGAAGCAGAACTGTCTCCGGCAGATAATTGA
- a CDS encoding DUF192 domain-containing protein translates to MRIAQFMLVTTKWIFNIALCLYITGCQNKGNNNSGSTTSTPAATPAPPATAPDNGPAFKKEGELFFIGKAKNDTIRKIDIELATTDEERANGLMNRKSMSDDQGMLFVFPAAEEQSFWMKNTYISLDIIYVNEQLEIVSVQKYATPLSEESLPSYKKAMYVVEVNAGFCDKYHIAYGDRISFIKQ, encoded by the coding sequence ATGAGAATTGCACAATTTATGCTTGTGACTACTAAATGGATATTCAATATTGCCCTGTGCCTTTATATCACAGGATGTCAGAATAAAGGTAACAATAATAGCGGTAGTACTACCTCCACACCTGCTGCGACTCCCGCGCCCCCAGCTACAGCTCCTGACAATGGTCCTGCCTTTAAAAAAGAAGGGGAACTGTTTTTCATCGGTAAAGCTAAGAACGATACGATCCGTAAGATTGACATAGAGTTGGCTACCACAGATGAAGAACGTGCTAACGGGCTGATGAACCGCAAATCCATGAGTGATGATCAAGGTATGCTTTTTGTGTTTCCGGCAGCTGAAGAGCAATCATTCTGGATGAAAAACACTTATATCTCTCTCGATATTATCTATGTCAACGAACAGTTGGAGATCGTATCCGTTCAAAAATATGCTACTCCGTTATCTGAAGAGAGTCTCCCTTCCTATAAGAAAGCGATGTATGTAGTCGAGGTAAATGCGGGTTTCTGCGACAAATACCACATTGCTTACGGTGATCGTATCTCCTTTATTAAACAGTGA